From the genome of Triticum aestivum cultivar Chinese Spring chromosome 3B, IWGSC CS RefSeq v2.1, whole genome shotgun sequence, one region includes:
- the LOC123070948 gene encoding homocysteine S-methyltransferase 4: protein MGRGDGHDDALRRWLREAGGWLVVDGALGTELEAHGADLQDKLWSARCLVSAPHLIRKVHLDYLDAGANIITTASYQATLQGFQSRGVSREQGEALLLRSVQIAQEARAIFVEGRSKGPYSARDEYDGVVSRARRPVLVAASVGSYGAYLADGSEYTGDYGRSVTKEALKNFHRRRLQVLADAGPDLIAFDTIPNKLEAQAYAELLEENDIRIPAWFSFTSKDGANAASGDPVTECAAVADSCRRVAAVGINCTAPRLIHGLILSISKVTTKPIVVYPNTGETYVAETKEWVDSAAAGGGAPGTDFVSCVGKWRQAGASLVGGCCRTGPATVRAIARALREADAAAAAEDTDDDYPAVAVL from the exons ATGGGGCGCGGCGACGGACACGACGACGCGCTGCGGCGGTGGCTGCGGGAGGCGGGCGGGTGGCTGGTGGTCGACGGGGCCCTGGGCACGGAGCTGGAGGCGCACGGCGCGGACCTGCAGGACAAGCTCTGGAGCGCCCGTTGCCTCGTCTCCGCTCCCCACCTCATCCGCAAGGTCCATCTCGACTACCTCGACGCGGGCGCCAACATCATAACCACGGCCTCCTACCAG GCCACGCTGCAGGGGTTCCAGTCACGAGGCGTGTCGAGGGAGCAGGGCGAGGCGCTGCTCCTGCGGAGCGTCCAGATCGCGCAGGAGGCGCGCGCCATCTTCGTCGAAGGCCGGTCGAAAGGCCCCTACTCCGCGCGCGATgagtacgacggcgtggtgtccAGAGCGCGCCGGCCCGTGCTGGTGGCGGCCTCCGTCGGGAGCTACGGGGCGTACCTCGCGGACGGCTCCGAGTACAC CGGGGACTATGGCAGATCCGTCACCAAGGAAGCGCTCAAGAACTTCCATAGGAGGCGGCTCCAGGTGCTGGCGGACGCAGGGCCGGATCTCATCGCCTTCGATACCATCCCAAACAAGCTGGAAGCACAG GCTTACGCTGAGCTGCTGGAGGAGAACGACATCAGGATTCCCGCCTGGTTCTCCTTCACCTCCAAGGACGGAGCTAACGCGGCGAGCGGTGACCCCGTCACCGAGTGCGCCGCCGTCGCCGACTCATGCAGGAGGGTGGCTGCCGTCGGGATAAACTGCACGGCTCCCAGGCTAATCCATGGCCTGATCCTCTCCATCAGCAAG GTGACGACCAAGCCGATCGTGGTGTACCCCAACACCGGGGAGACGTACGTGGCCGAGACCAAGGAGTGGGTG GACTCGGCTGCTGCAGGTGGTGGTGCGCCGGGGACGGACTTCGTGTCGTGCGTCGGCAAGTGGAGGCAGGCGGGAGCCTCGCTCGTGGGAGGGTGCTGCAGGACGGGCCCGGCGACGGTGAGGGCCATCGCGCGGGCGCTGCGAGAGGCGGATGCTGCTGCTGCGGCCGAAGATACCGACGATGACTACCCTGCCGTGGCCGTCCTGTAG